The sequence CCGAAACCCGCATGTGACCGGAGTCTGCAATATGCGCTAACCCGTCAGCGTAGGCTAACTTGATGGCTTCAATCTGGCGGTGATAGGTGTGCAGGGCGTCGCGCTCACTGAAGTCAAATCCTTTTAGAATATTCAGGGCCAGCAAAGCCACCAGACCGTGACCATTCGGCGGGATTTCCCATACATCGTAGCCGCGATAATTGGCGCTGATCGGATCGACCCATTCTGGCTTGTAGGCGGCCAGATCGGTGACGTCAAGATAGCCGCCAGCGCCGCGCACACAGGCGGCAATTTTTTCTGCCAGAGCGCCACGATAAAAACTTTCGGCGTTATCTTCTGCGATTGTGCGCAACGTTTGCGCGTGGTCTGCCGACCGCCAGATTTCGCCAGCGCGGGGCGCGCGACCTTGTGGGCAAAAGGTAGAAAACCATGGTTTGAAATGGTCTTCTTTGAGGTTTTCGGTGAACACCTTATGCGCGTTTTCCCAAGCTACGGCGATCATCGGCGAAACCGGAAAACCTTCTTGCGCCAATGTGATCGCACCTGCCATCGATTGGGTCAGCGGCAACTTGCCAAAGCGCGCGGCCATACTGGCCCATGCGCCCGGGGTGCCGGGTACGGTGACCGGCAACGCGCCATATTTTGGCATGCTGGTATGACCCGCAGCCTTTAAGGCTTCAAGTGAAATCGCTTGCGGGGCGGCACCACTGGCATTGAGGCCGTGCAATGCGCCTTTGTGCCATATCAGGGCGAAAGCATCGCCGCCGATACCGTTAGCGGTCGGCTCTACCACGCTGAGCGTGGCGGCGGCTGCAATAGCCGCGTCGATGGCGTTGCCGCCCGCTTGCAGAACTTGTAGACCGGCTTGTGCAGCTAACGGCTGTGAAGTTGCAACCATGCC is a genomic window of Glaciimonas sp. PAMC28666 containing:
- a CDS encoding gamma-glutamyltransferase family protein, with amino-acid sequence MPSFNTNHYPYASRRSAVFANRGMVATSQPLAAQAGLQVLQAGGNAIDAAIAAAATLSVVEPTANGIGGDAFALIWHKGALHGLNASGAAPQAISLEALKAAGHTSMPKYGALPVTVPGTPGAWASMAARFGKLPLTQSMAGAITLAQEGFPVSPMIAVAWENAHKVFTENLKEDHFKPWFSTFCPQGRAPRAGEIWRSADHAQTLRTIAEDNAESFYRGALAEKIAACVRGAGGYLDVTDLAAYKPEWVDPISANYRGYDVWEIPPNGHGLVALLALNILKGFDFSERDALHTYHRQIEAIKLAYADGLAHIADSGHMRVSVKDLLSDSYADERRKLIGQRATLPVAGEPPRGGTVYLSTADNEGNMVSFIQSNYMGFGSGLVVPGTGIGLHNRGNNFTLDASHPNCLAPGKRPYHTIIPGFLTKDGNAVGPFGVMGGFMQPQGHVQMVMNTIDFGLNPQSSLDAPRWEWESNNNVSIEHTTAEPLFRGLSSLGHDVTWSGNQLGFGRGQIIWRDEHGVLCGGTEPRSDGCVAAW